CCTTATTATAACTGTGGTTTGGACAACTTTAAGATGATTAAAGGTTTCCTATTAGACACTATCTTCCGTAGCATAGACTGCGGCAAACCCAAAATTTTTTGTGAAACTAAAAAATTTGGCACGCACTACAAAAATTTTTGCATCTTCACACGGCTTCGTGAAACGGGACCGCATTCGGTTTAGAATTAGGACGATGCTATAAACCCTAATTTTACAAGGCTACATCGTCCGTGAACCCGTAGAACACACAATGACACATCAGAAGATCGGAAGAATTGGCACAGTTTTTGCATGTTACGCTCGCGACGACTCTCACAAAACGACGAAAAACCGAAAACTATAGTGGAACTCAGAATTAACCCTACATATTTGTAGCACAAACTTTTAGTGCTTTGTCAACCTTCAAATGAAGGGCAAATCCGGTTCGTAGTAGTGCGATTCATCGCACGTTCCATGGCGCAATGAATTGCGCCACTACGAACCATCTATCAGTTTAGATGTGACAGACTATTAGTTTGTAGCACGCTTTTTGTAGCATAGGAAACCGTTAGTTTCCTGTGGCAGTATAGGACGCAACTTCACAGTTCACGCTACCATACGAGTGTCCAAATAACCACGGAATCTACTATAAGCATTGAAGTATTTTTATTTTTACAACAAATTTTTTAGGAGACATGTTTAAAATGTTGAATTTCAGAACTTTACTATCCTGTCTACTTGTTTTAGCGATTTTTGTTTATGGATTGCCAGTATATTCTCAGTCTTCTGAGAGTGTTGAACCAACTCAGACACAAGCAGCAATAGACGCTGAAACCGATACTGCTGCTAATGTTAATCGGTTAATGTGGATAGGCGGGACATTTGTTGGAACATCTCTCGTGGGCTGCTTGTTTTGTGGGTTACCCGCAATCATTACCGCTTCTATTCATGAACCCTCACTACCTGCACATCGACTTATGGGTAAATCCGCTGAGTATGTCACGGCTTATCAAACGGCTTACAAAGAGGCAGTTAAGGCACATCAGACGAGAAACGCTACGTTGGGTTGCCTCGGCGGCTCTGTTGTCGCAGCGATCGTATGGGGAATATATTACTCTAATCAACAGTAATATGTGTGGCTTAAGTTCTATATTAATCACGTAGGTTGAGTTGAACGGAAGACTCCTAAGAAATGCATACAATTTATCAACTACACACAGCATCAAGAAACGTAAAATAAACAGAAGCCGAGTAAAACCCAACAGAATGTCTACTCAGCCCTAAGATTATTAGGTTTCACTGTGTCTGAACAGGTCTTTGTATATGCCGCTCAACCCAACCTACGTTTATACTGGGAATGGACTAAATCCGTTCCTTGTAGGACATTCCGCACCTACTGGTGGACTGCGTAAGTCCTAAGGAGATAGATATGAAAAGCAGATTACTATTTCTGGTCCTATGTTGTTTGTACCTTTCTGGGTGCGACATCAAAAACCCAACTGGTTTAATCACAGATCTATTGAAAGACGAGGTCCCTATGGTTTTAATTCCAGCGGGTGAATTCCAGATGGGAAGCGACACAGATCAAGCCGACGAGAAACCAGTGCATACCGTTTACGTTGACGCGTTTCACATAGATGTGCGTCCCGTCACCAATGAAGATTACAAAAAATTTGTTGATGCCAACCCACACTGGCGAAAAGACAGCATTCCGGAAAAATATCACGATGGCAATTACTTAGCACTTTGGGAAAAGAATGACTACTCGGCAGAGAAAGCCGACCACCCGGTGGTTTATGTGAGTTGGTACGCAGCGATGGCGTATGCACAGTGGACAGAAAAACGGCTGCCGACCGAGGCGGAGTGGGAGAAAGCGGCACGAGGCGGCCTAGTTGGAAAAAAATATCCCTGGGGTGATACCGAGGATATCACGAAGGCGGGTACTCAGCTATGGGAAAGCCCCCCCCGCACAACTGCGATAGGCACATATCCGCCAAATGGCTATGGGCTTTACGACACGGCGGGTAATGTGTGGGAATGGTGTCTTGATGCCTATCAGGCGGATTTTTATTTCAACTCTCCACCGCGGAACCCCATCGGAGGAGCCGTCGAAACCGAGACGTTGATAGCAGATTTCATGAATATTGATACACCGCGCGTGTTACGGGGTGGTGCCTGGACAGGCGACCCCAGAATGGTGCGGGTTGCTGTGCGAGACAAAGAAAACCCAACGCGCACACTGAGCCTTGCAGGATTTCGATGTGTCCGCTCCCTCTCAAAATGAATCAATTTACGGATGAAAAGGAGTTTATCATGAAAAGAGCGTTCTGTTTTTTCATTTTAGTATTTACGGTTTGTTTTGTATGTGAGAAACGTCCTGCACTTGCGGTTGACATCCCACCGTGCCTCACTATCCACCCTGATCTGATACTCCCCGAACCGGCACCTCTGGAAAATGATGAAGGGGAAGTGGCTCACAGGGTAGCCCGCGGGGTAGTTATTAAAAGTGCTATCTGGGAGCACTCCGAGACAGTTGCTAATGAGACAGACTCGACGCTCATCTTAAGAGTCCGTTTCTTAAATGGTACGGACGATGAGAAAGCACTTGTCAGACAGATTGCCCCGGAATGGAGTAAATACGCGGATGTCCGCTTTGAGTTCGTAGAGAGTGATCCCTCAGATATTCGCGTCGGATTTGATCTAGGCGACGGAAATTGGTCATCCTTGGGTAAGTTTGCAATAGGGAAGAATAAAACGATGAATTTGGCACTGCGTGGCATGCTCGAAAGTCGGAAACAGGGAGTGATTTTACACGAATTTGGACATGCCTTGGGGCTCCACCATGAACACAAGAGCCCCACACTCCCGTTTGAGTGGAATGAAGATGTCATTATCGAAGAGGTCATGAGAGTCTGGAAATGGACTAAAGATAGGATAAGACTTAACATACTGGATAAATTGAGTGAAACTCAGACGAACTTTACCGAGTTTGACCCACATTCTATCATGATATATCCGATCCCAAATCGATGGACGATAGGTGATTTTGAAATCGATTACGCCACTGTCCTGTCTGAGACGGATAAACAGTTTATAGGTGAAATATACGGCGTAGCACGTCCGCTCAATGGGCGCTCACCACAAGTACGCGACGCGATTGTCGCAGCGGTGCCGGGCGTAAATAATGCCGACGATGTGACCGTAGCACACCTTGCTGAAATAACGACGTTGTCTGTGAATAATATCGGCAATGACAGTGCACTCAAATCTGACGATTTTGATGGGCTCACTAATTTAGGATCGCTTGAACTAAATCACGTCTATGGACGTTGGGGGGCATGGCAATTTCCGGCAGGGATTTTTGAAGGACTCACATCGCTTTATAGCCTTAAAACCGACTCTAATTATTATTTTCCTATAGGGCTGCAGAAGGTTGGAACGAATCAGTTTAAGGTTATTGCCCGTGCTGGTGCACCGTTTGATATCGAACTGCCGCTTATCGTCGTGAATGGAACTATAAACGGTGGTGCAACTACTATCACGATACCCCAAGGCAGTACCGAAAGCGCACTGCTCACGGTGACCCGCACTCCCGGCACGAAATCCAAAGTCTTGGTGATCCTTGATAAGTATCCGCCGAATCTCCCAGACGGACACAGTGGCTACCGTTTCGTTAACATATCATACCCTGCTGAACGTTCCAGCGATCAAGAATGGTCTGCCGGCGAAGTTGTAACAATTTTCGATGCCTTGGAGGGAGCACCCCCCGCGGTGAAAAAGCGCACACGTCAAATAAAAGAGGCTATCGTAAAATCAGTACCAAGGATAAATACTGACGACATTGGGAAAGAAATGAGACTATACTTAGGGGAAACAGGATTCTATAGTACTCTTACGAAAAATATTGACTTCTATAGCTTACAGGTGTCTGATACTGACCTCGCAGCGATTACAAGTCTGGATTTATCCAATGCAGAACTTACAGAACTGAAACCCGAAGATTTCGAGGGTCTCACGAACCTAACAAAACTCAACCTGAGTTTCAACAAGTTGCGTTCATTGCCGCGCGGCGTCTTTGATAAGCTCACTAACCTGACGGTTCTCGAACTTGGTGCAAACGAGTTGAGTTCATTAATTCCAACGGTCCTGGGTATTCCCGACATACCTATCTTTAGAAAACCGTCGGATATTTTTGATGAACTCACTAATCTGAAAACACTTGAACTTGCTGGCAACGAATTGAGTTCGTTACCATCAGGTGTCTTTGACGAACTCACTAATCTGACAAGACTTGACCTGGGTGGGAACAACCTAAGTTCATTATCATCAGGTGTCTTTGACGAACTCATTAATCTGACATCACTTAGCATAGGTGGCAATGAATTAAGTTCATTGCAATCGGATATTTTTGACGAACTCACAAACCTGACAGGACTAGAATTGGATTACAACGAGTTGAGTTCATTGCAATCGGATATTTTTGACGAACTCACTACACTAACATCACTCAACCTGGAAGGCAACAAGTTTGGTTCATTGCCAGCGGGAATCTTTGACAACACCACAAACCTAATAGGACTCCAGCTATCCGAGAACCAGTTGAGTACCTTGCCAGTGGGAATCTTTGACAACACCACAAACCTAATAATACTTGCACTCGGTGGTAATCAGTTGAATGCCTTACCGGCGAGTATCTTCAGTCAACTCACAAACCTCATAGCACTCGACCTGACTGACAACCAGTTGAGCACCTTACCAGCAAGCATCTTTGAAGGACTCTCTGATATAGACACACAAGCCGTGCTGGCAGCACTCAACACCGGGCTCGACAACCCGTTGGATTCATTACCACAAGAATTGTCGTCGCTAACGATTTTGCTGAGCGATAACCCTGTTGACCCATTACCCCTTACCGTATCATTGGAGAAGATCAGAATAGATGGGTTCAAAGCGGTAGCACCCACGGGTGCGCCGTTTGATATTGTGCTGCCGATTACTGTTACAAATGGCAGCATCAGCGGTGGGGCAACGAGTCTTACGATACCCAAAGGCAGCTTGCAAAGCGAGGCACTTACCGTGACACGTGCCGCTGGCACAACAGCCACTATTACTGTGGATATTGGAACCCCATTGCCGGGGTTACCTGATCGTCATTCCGGTTATGCTTTTGTCAAATCCGGCACCCTCCCACTGACGTTCGTCCAGTTAGATAGAGGCGTATTCACTCCGGTCAGTGACCGTACCCCGGAGGTACGCGACGCTATTGTGAAAGCTGTGCTAGGCATTGATTCTGCAACGGATGTGACTGCAGCACACCTCGCCGCAATTACCAGCATAAGTGTTGAACTCAGCAACTCAATAAAGGTAGGCGATTTCGACGGTCTCACCGGCTTGACCTCACTGGGTCTGACAACAGAGGAGTTGACTTCGCTACCCGCGGGATTGTTCAAAGATCTCAGCAACGTAACGTATATGGAATGGTACAGCGAAAAGTTAAGCACGCTACCGGTTGAGGCGTTTGAGGGTCTCACAAATTTACAGACCTTCGGTTGGGGAGCGAGAGGGTTGACTTCGTTACCGACCGGGGTACTTGCCCCCCTCACCAATCTAACAACCTTTGAAATAACAGCACCACAATTGAATAAGCTGCCAGCAAATGTGTTTGACCGACTCACCAACCTGACATACCTAAGCTTGTATGCCGGTCGGTTGAGGATACTCCCCGACAGCATCTTTGATCAATTGACTCAACTAAAAACACTTACATTGGCCAGTGATCAACTCACAAGTCTACCTGATGGTATTTTTGACAGGTTAGCCCAATTGACATCTCTTAGGATAAGTCGCACCCAACTGACAAACCTTCCTGATGGTCTGTTTTCTGGACTATCATCACTAACATCGCTCCGCTTGGATGGCAACGCGGTTGATCCCTTGCCCCTTACAGTCTCACTCGAGAAGGTTGGAGCGGGTCAATTTAAGGCTGTAGCCTCCACGGGCGCGCCTTTTGATCTTATCCTGCCCATCAACGTTACCAATGGAAGCATCAACGGTGGGGCAACAACCCTCACAATTCCAACAGGTAGTGTAGAAAGTGGCATCCTCACTGTATCACACACACCCAACGCGATAGAGGCTGTCGCTGTAGATATCGGAACGTTGCCAGCACTTCCTACAACTGTGAGAAATGGTACTCGTCTACATAGAGGTTACATCCTCACCAAATCTATTGACCTCCCTCTTGAGTTCGGTGAATTGGGAGGACGCGTATTCACACCAATCAGTGAACGCACGCCACAGGTACGCGACAAAATCGTCGAAGCAGTTCCGGGCGTGAATTCTGCAGCGGATGTAACAAAGGCACATCTGGCATCGATTACGGGCCTCGGGTTAGGTAGAGTTACATTATTTGGTAATACCACAGGTGAGGAAATCACAACCCTGCAGACAGGCGATTTCGATGGGTTGACTGGAATGACTACACTTTGGATAGCAGGAAGCGAACAGTTAAGCAACGTACCAGCAGGCATTTTCGACGGGCTGAGCGCGCTGGAAACGCTTAATCTGACTGGTAATTTCAGCAGTCTACCGGATGGGGTTTTTGACGGACTTACCTCACTGACTTTTCTTAGTGTGACTTCACTTCCGTTGGAGGGTTTGCCGGCCGGTGTCTTTGATGATCTGACCGCGTTGACAACACTCATTGTAGGTAGTGTTCAGTTGGAGAGCCTGTCGGCCGGTGTCTTTGATGAATTGACTGCGCTTACAAAACTCGCTGTAACTGGTTCGTTTGATAGTTTACCGGCTGACATCTTCAGCAAACTCACCTCACTGACACTTCTCGCTCTGGGTGTGGATGAAACCGTCACACTACCTGCTGGTATCTTTGAAGGACTCACCGCGCTGACAGACCTCTCCATTGCGCGCGCAGATTTCAGTCAGGTGGACCTAAAAAACCCGGACAGCTTAGATAACATTGAAGTAGACGAGCCGCTGCCCTTAACCCTTTCATTGGAAAAGGTGGGAACAGATCAATTCAAAGCAGTCACACTCACAGGCGCGCCGTTTAATATAGTACTGCCACTTATTGTTACCAATGGAAGTATCAACGGCGTAACGAGTACCACAATCAGGATCCCCACCGGCAGTGTCGAAAGTAACACGCTCACCGTGAAACGTACGCCTGGCACAACCGCTCCTGTCACTCTGAATATCGGGACGTTACCGAAGTTGCCTGCAGACCATGAAGGCTACACGCTCGCTAAATCTGCTGGGCTGCCGTTAGAATTCACTAACGGTTTAACAACAGAATTTATACCAGTCAGCCAACGCACGCCACAGGTGCGCGATGCGATTGTCGCAGCAGTACCGGGGGTAAATTCCGCTAACAATGTCACCGAAGCACACCTCGCTGCGATTACATCTCTGGATTTGCAGTTCCGCCTGCCGAGAAAACGTATCAGTTCTCTGAAAGTTGGAGACTTCAGGGGACTTACCGCACTGAAATCTCTCGACTTGAAGCATAACAGTTTGAGATCTTTACCGCATGGGATCTTTGACGAACTTACCACACTGACAAGTCTCCATTTGTCGCATAACTATCTTGCGAACTATCTTTCGTCGCAGCCTGGTGTCTTTGACAAGCTCACAGCACTGACAACACTCTCCTTAGCCCAGACTGTGACCAGTTTGCCGGATGGAATCTTTGACGAACTCACAAATCTGACAACACTTGACTTGTCCAGGAACTCTTTGACCAGTTTGCCGGATGGAATCTTTGACGAACTCACCGCACTGAAATCGCTCCACCTGTACAGCAACCAACTGGCATCGTTGCCAGATGATGTCTTTAACAATCTCACTGCGCTGACAACGCTCTATCTGAACAACAACGACCTGACCAGTTTGCCGGATGGAATCTTTGACGAACTCACCGCCCTGCAATCGCTCTACCTAGATCTTAACGATCTGTCCGCTTTGCCGGATGGTGTTTTTGAAGGTCTCACTATGCTCAAAAAGCTTTATCTGGGCGACAACTTTGTTAATCCGTTGCCGCTTACCATATCACTGGAGAAAACTGCAGATGGACAATTCAAAGCAGTCGCACCCGCTGGCGCGCCTTTTGATATTGTGCTGCCGCTTACCGTGACAAATGGCAGCATCAATGGTGGCGTGAGCAGCGTTACGATTTCCACAGGTAGCGTGGAAAGCGGAACACTTACCGTGACACGAACCGCCGGCACGACCGCTGCTGTCACTGTGAATGTCGGTACTTTACCGGGGATACCCACAAGTCATCGTGGCTACGTGCTTCGCAAATCCACGACTGCCCTGCCGTTAGCAGTCATTGCCGCGCCACAGAACAGGCCCCCTGTATTCACCGATGGCACGGCTGCCACGCGCACAGTCGCTGAGAACACCGCCGCCAACACAAACATCGGCACGGCAGTAGCTGCTACAGATGCCGATACCGGGGATACGCTTACCTATACCCTCGGTGGCACGGATGCCGCGTCATTCAGCATTGTCAGCACATCCGGGCAACTCCAAACAAAAGCAGCGTTAGACTATGAAACAAAGGCATCCTACTCGGTTACGGTAACTGTCTCCGATAGCAACGGCGGTAGTGATAGTATCACCGTTACAATCAACGTGATTGATCTGAATGATACTATCATCGTACCAACGGCTGTACCGGTTGCTAATCGTACATCGCAGGTGCGTGATGCGATCATCGCAGCAATACCGGGCGTGAGTACCGCTAATCAAGTGACCGCTGCACACCTCGCAGCAATCACCAGTCTCAATTTACGGAATGCCGGTATCACAGCACTGAGAACAGACGATTTCTCTGGTATGACCGCACTGACAGACCTCAACCTGTTCAACAATCAACTCAGTAGCCTGCCAGATGGCATCTTTGAAGGAATGACATCGCTCACAACCCTCCGATTGGGACGGAACGCGGTTGACCCACTACCGATTATCGTTTCGGTCGAGACGGTCGTAGAAGGACAGTTCAGAGTGGTGGTCCCCACGGGTGCAACGTTCAATTACGTTTTACCAATCCGTGTTACGAATGGCAGTATCAATGGCGGTGTTACAACGGTTACGATACCGCAAGGCAGTCTGGAGAGCGAGGTCTTGACGGTCACCCGCACCCTTGGCACAACGGGGCATGTCATGGTCGATATCGCAGCATTTCCGCGTCTCCCACGCACCCACTACGGCTACGCGCTCGTCAAATCTGATAATTTGCCGATGCCTGTCATCCGTGGTATCAATACGGCACCCGTGTTTAGCGATGGCACAACCGCTACGCGTTCCATAGCAGAGAACACCGCAGCCAACACAAATATCGGCACCCCGATTACTGCTACAGATGTCGATAATGACAGGCTCACCTATACGCTGGGTGGCACAGATGCCACAGCGTTTGGTATTGATAGCACCACAGGGCAATTGCGAACCAAAGCCGCACTCGACTATGAAACCAAGGCCGCCTACTCCGTCACGGTGACTGTCTCCGATGGCTATGGCGGCAGCGACAGTATCCCTGTGACAATCAACGTCACCGATGTCATCGAAAACCGCGCGCCAGTATTCACGGAAGGCAGTAGCATCAGCCGCACAATCGCAGAGAACACCGCCGCGAATATAAACATCGGCACCGCGATAACCGCCACGGATGCTGACAACGATAGCCTTACCTATACTCTCAGTGGCACAAATGCATCCGCATTTGCCATTGATCGCAACACAGGACAACTCAGAACCAAGGCAGCTCTCGACTATGAAACCAAACGCTCCTATAGCGTTACCGTTACTGTCTCCGATGGTCGTCTTACGGATACAATCACTGTCACTATCAATATCACCGACGTAGCGGAGAATCGCGCGCCTGTGTTTGCAGACGGCACCAGCACCACCCGCACAATCGCTGAAAACACCGCAGCCAACACAAACATCGGCACGGTAATTGCTGCGACAGATGCTGACAACGATACTTTGACCTACACCCTCGGTGGCACCGATGCCGCAGCCTTTAGCATTATCAGCACATCAGGACAACTCCAAACAAAGGCAGCACTTGACTACGAAACAAAAAACTCCTATAGCGTAACGATAACCGTCTCTGATGGCAGCTTGACTGACACAATTAGTGTCACTGTCAATATCACAGATGTAGATGAAGGCCCCGCAGACACACCCGGGGGCGATACGCCACCACCAACCACGGATACTCGGATAGCGTTTGAAGCCAACACACCCGCTGGATACACACGTGTGACGTTAAACATCACCGGTAGCGTTTGGGGCATCCCGACAAAGTACACAACGGATTCTGATGTCGGCACAGTCGCATATATGACACTCGCAAAACTTATGGATTGCAACTTCGCCGATGCTGAAGTGGCGCGACAAAGTATCGTCTACATCAAGCGGCAATCATTGGGAGAATTGAATAATTTCGCATCCGAAGCCGTGTGTCGGACGACGAGTAGGACATGGCCGTCTCCCTGGAATGGAGTTCGGATAACGCACCTACGTTTTTTTCATGAGACAAGTCTTCCGAATATCAAGGAAGCGGTTTACAATGCCGCTACCGATCAAATAGAACTCCCTGGCGCGTGGCCCCCACCGCCAAATAATACAACCAATACTGCCCCTGTGTTCACCGATGGCACAACCACCACCCGCACAATCGCTGAAAACACCGCAGCCAACACAAACATCGGCACGGCTATTGCCGCTACAGATGCTGACAACGATAGCCTTACCTATACACTCAGTGGCACCGATGCCGCAGCCTTTAGCATTATCAGCATATCCGGGCAACTCCAAACAAAGGCAACACTTGACTACGAAACAAAGAACGCCTATAGCGTAACGATAACCGTCTCCGATGGCAGCTTGACTGACACAATTACTGTCACTATTAATATTACCGACATCAATGAAGTGCCCACAGCGACAGCGATTTGTAAAGTTGGCGATGTGCTTGCCCCCGGTGAGAGTTGTACTTACCCCGGCACCGAGGCAGTCTTTTCTGTCCTTGATGATGGGAATTCGCAATGGAATATCCCGAATTTGCCAACGTGGCTCCAGTGGGTCAACCAAACATCTATTAGCAATTCAATGCGTGTCTCTACAACTGTTAATGGTCAGCCGTATCACTTTGTTGCTGAAGAACTTGCCGATAACTCATGGCAAATCAAGGAAATCGCAGATGACACCAGTCAGCGGCCTGATCCTGATCCGCCTGAACAACCTAAAGATACAGGCACTCCCCCAACACTCAGCGTCTCCACAGCGGCACCTCTCACAGAGGCAACGCTACATGGTGGTGTCATCACACTCAATCTTAGCAGTGGCACTTTTGAAAGTTCGAGTTTCAGGATTAGAAATGCTGTGTCCGTCTCTGGGATTAATGGTCTAACCATTGATATATTCAGTGTCGATCGCGTCAGTGACACGAAAAGCACAGTAGAACTTGAATACGACGGCAACATGACTGCCAACGGCACACTCACAGTCTCAGTCGGGGCAAATGCAATTCAGGACTATAATGGGGCTGCGTTGACTTCGCAAATAGCCATCCCTGCTGTTATAGAGTCGATCACCGCCTCGACAGCTGTGCCACTGACAGCGGCGACACTCGACGAAAGCGTCATTACACTCACACTCACCGGGAGGAAATTTGAAGGACGGAACTCCACAATCAGAAGCGCAGTATCCGTTTCTGGCATTTCTGGTGTCACGGTCCGGAGTTCCGATATAGACCGACAAAGTAATACAGAAGTCACCGTTGAACTCACTTTCAACGGAAATCTCAATGCCGGTGGCACATTGACGCTCACCGTCGGCGCGGATGCCATCGCTGGCTACAATGGCCCCCCACTCACAACACAAGTCGCTGTCTCTGCCAGCGGAGATACGCCTGTAGTAGAAACCCCTATAAAAACTATCCCACCGGTAGAAAGCGATTATGATCATATAGAAGGTCCCTGGCTCTGGATGATTGCCCCGGGTGGAGATATAGACATTGACAATCTGTCTGAAGCAAGTGAGGGCGTGATTACCGAAGCGCAGATCGCTCAAACCGGGGTCAATGAGGGGGATCACTTTAACGATTTGCAATGGACAAGCGGACGTTTACTGCCTACCACCGTTTGCGGAATTTTATTGTGTTCATCAGATAATGTCATCAACGTCGTCAGAGAGATTGGACTCACCGATAGGGATCAACTCAGCTATTATTCTGCTTATGCCTTGATTAACATCTTCTCCCCACGCGTTCAAAACAACGTTTTGATGGGTGTAGGAAGCGATGATTCTATCAAAGTTTGGCTCAACGGTTCAGTTGTTTACGAAAACGATGTCTCAAGAAGAACAACAGGGATACAAAACCAGTTCCCTGTAAACCTCAATGCTGGTAACAACCTGCTGTTAATTAAAGTTTGCAACCATGCCGGGCTGGGCTTCAATAATGATTGGGGCATGTTTTTTAAGCTCTACCTTGACACACAGGATTACACCCTATCTCTTCCAACGGGCGGGACCGGTGGGCAACAACCTCAAACACCACAACAGCCGCAACAACCGGTGAACACAGGTGGAACCCCAACGCTAAGTGTTTCCACTGCAGCCCCCCTCACAGAGGCTACACTGCATGAAGGCATTGTCACACTCACACTTAGCGGAGGCACTTATGAGCGGGCCTCTTGGAGGCTCAGAGAGGCAGTATCAGTCTCAGGTATTACCGGTATCGCCCTTGATACCTTTGACACCGAACGCATCAACGATACTAAGTTGACAATTAAACTCGAGTTTGATGGCAACATCAACACAGATAGTACCCTAACACTCACCTTAGGCGCAGGCGCGATCGCCGACTATAACGGTGCTGCGCTTACCGCACAAATACCTGTCACTGCTGTCTCTGAGTTGGTCACTGCCTCGACTGCTGCACCACTGACGGAGGCGACCTTAGATGAAAGCATCGTCACGCTCACCCTCAGCGGCAGGAAATTTGAACGGCGGAATGCCACAATCAGAAGTGCCATGTCGGTCTCTGGCATCTCAGGTGTCACCGTTCGGAACTCTGACATAGATCGACAAAGCGATACAGAAGTTACCGTCGAACTGACCTTCAACGGTAATCTCAATGCTGATGGCACACTCACGCTCACCGTCGGTGCAGATGCCATCGCAGGCTACAACGGGCCCGCTTTCACTGTGCAAGTCTCTGTTTCCGCCAGCACAGACACACCCGCAGATACAGGGAACAAGGCCCCCGATCCACCTCAGACACAACAACCAGGAGACACTGG
The genomic region above belongs to Candidatus Poribacteria bacterium and contains:
- a CDS encoding formylglycine-generating enzyme family protein — protein: MKSRLLFLVLCCLYLSGCDIKNPTGLITDLLKDEVPMVLIPAGEFQMGSDTDQADEKPVHTVYVDAFHIDVRPVTNEDYKKFVDANPHWRKDSIPEKYHDGNYLALWEKNDYSAEKADHPVVYVSWYAAMAYAQWTEKRLPTEAEWEKAARGGLVGKKYPWGDTEDITKAGTQLWESPPRTTAIGTYPPNGYGLYDTAGNVWEWCLDAYQADFYFNSPPRNPIGGAVETETLIADFMNIDTPRVLRGGAWTGDPRMVRVAVRDKENPTRTLSLAGFRCVRSLSK